One part of the Anaeromyxobacter sp. Fw109-5 genome encodes these proteins:
- a CDS encoding bifunctional ornithine acetyltransferase/N-acetylglutamate synthase, giving the protein MPSTSLTFASRAEHRAWLEAQSALPAGFCIGTTSFEFVPLEVSKPGRMKLTLIALDRPTSAFAAKFTRNAFPGAPVIVGKRRLEGPTLGGIVVNTKIANVCAAGGVEAAERLSAEAARLIGIAPEEILPSSTGVIGWRLPVERMIAALPEAASSLQSRTILPAAEAITTTDLYPKVRRAPLGEGTLVGIAKGAGMIEPNLATMLVYLLTDADVTREALRDALDAAVEVSFNCISVDTDTSTSDSVVLVSSRRRPAPPPGALAAALAQVCGDLAEDVVRNGEGVHHVMRASVTGARSFEEARAFGKAVVNSPLLKAAVNGNDPNVGRLLCAVGKLAGAEGIPLDPARVTMRVGDDVVLEGGEMRLDPAKEQRLVAHLKSAEMYASVPSADGLFRPPVDYPPHERRVEIAIDLAMGGAACAVLGADLTHEYVTENADYRS; this is encoded by the coding sequence ATGCCGTCCACCTCGCTCACCTTCGCGAGCCGCGCCGAGCACCGCGCCTGGCTCGAGGCGCAGTCTGCCCTGCCCGCGGGCTTCTGCATCGGGACCACGAGCTTCGAGTTCGTCCCGCTCGAGGTCTCGAAGCCCGGCCGGATGAAGCTCACGCTCATCGCGCTCGACCGTCCGACCTCGGCCTTCGCCGCGAAGTTCACCCGGAACGCCTTCCCGGGCGCGCCGGTGATCGTCGGCAAGCGGCGCCTCGAAGGGCCGACGCTGGGCGGCATCGTGGTGAACACCAAGATCGCCAACGTCTGCGCGGCGGGTGGGGTCGAGGCGGCGGAGCGCCTCAGCGCCGAGGCGGCGCGGCTCATCGGGATCGCGCCGGAGGAGATCCTCCCTTCGTCCACCGGCGTCATCGGCTGGCGGCTCCCGGTGGAGCGCATGATCGCGGCGCTCCCCGAGGCCGCGTCCTCGCTCCAGTCGCGCACCATCCTGCCCGCCGCCGAGGCGATCACGACGACCGACCTCTACCCCAAGGTGCGCCGCGCGCCGCTGGGGGAGGGGACGCTCGTCGGCATCGCCAAGGGCGCGGGCATGATCGAGCCGAACCTCGCGACCATGCTCGTATACCTCCTCACCGACGCGGACGTGACGCGCGAGGCGCTGCGCGACGCGCTCGACGCGGCCGTGGAGGTGAGCTTCAACTGCATCTCCGTGGACACGGACACGAGCACCTCCGACTCCGTCGTGCTCGTCTCCTCGCGGCGCAGGCCCGCGCCGCCGCCCGGCGCGCTCGCCGCGGCGCTCGCCCAGGTGTGCGGCGACCTCGCCGAGGACGTGGTGCGGAACGGCGAGGGCGTTCACCACGTGATGCGCGCGAGCGTCACCGGCGCCCGCTCGTTCGAGGAAGCGCGCGCCTTCGGCAAGGCGGTCGTGAACTCCCCGCTCCTCAAGGCGGCGGTCAACGGCAACGACCCGAACGTCGGGCGGCTGCTCTGCGCGGTCGGCAAGCTCGCCGGCGCGGAGGGGATCCCCCTCGACCCGGCGCGCGTCACGATGCGGGTCGGCGACGACGTCGTGCTCGAGGGCGGAGAGATGCGGCTCGATCCCGCCAAGGAGCAGCGCCTCGTCGCCCATCTGAAGTCGGCCGAGATGTACGCGAGCGTGCCGTCGGCCGACGGGCTCTTCCGGCCGCCCGTCGACTACCCGCCGCACGAGCGACGGGTGGAGATCGCGATCGATCTCGCGATGGGCGGCGCTGCGTGCGCGGTCCTCGGCGCGGACCTCACGCACGAGTACGTGACGGAGAACGCGGACTACCGGAGCTGA
- a CDS encoding HAD family hydrolase — MARPAAVIFDVIETLFPLDPLRPRLAALGLAPIDLDTWFTRILRDAFALDASGTFRPFREIAGGALEVLLAQRSRPIERPAVEAVLDGFETLDPAPDVAPAFRRLADAGVPIATLSNGGVEATRGLLERAGLLGQVARVMGVDEIRRYKPAREIYLHAARSLGHPPARLALVAVHAWDVEGARRAGLVGGWSARLERRFHPAMGPPDAQGPDLVAVVDALLAR, encoded by the coding sequence ATGGCCCGCCCCGCCGCCGTGATCTTCGACGTCATCGAGACGCTGTTCCCGCTCGATCCCCTGCGCCCGCGGCTCGCCGCCCTCGGGCTCGCGCCCATCGACCTCGACACCTGGTTCACGCGCATCCTGCGCGACGCCTTCGCCCTGGACGCGAGCGGGACCTTCCGCCCCTTCCGCGAGATCGCCGGCGGCGCGCTCGAGGTGCTGCTCGCGCAGCGGAGCCGGCCGATCGAGCGTCCCGCCGTCGAGGCGGTGCTCGACGGCTTCGAGACCCTCGATCCCGCGCCGGACGTCGCGCCCGCGTTCCGCCGGCTCGCCGACGCCGGCGTGCCCATCGCGACGCTCTCGAACGGCGGCGTGGAGGCGACCCGCGGGCTGCTGGAGCGCGCCGGCCTCCTCGGGCAGGTCGCGCGCGTCATGGGCGTCGACGAGATCCGGCGCTACAAGCCGGCGCGCGAGATCTACCTGCACGCGGCGCGGTCGCTCGGCCACCCTCCGGCGCGGCTCGCCCTCGTCGCGGTGCACGCCTGGGACGTCGAGGGCGCGCGCCGCGCGGGGCTCGTGGGCGGCTGGAGCGCGCGGCTCGAGCGGCGCTTCCACCCGGCGATGGGCCCGCCCGACGCGCAGGGCCCGGACCTCGTCGCGGTGGTGGACGCGCTCCTCGCACGGTGA
- a CDS encoding ATP/GTP-binding protein: MSTVNPLAREISAKIVYYGPGLSGKTTSLQQIHASVRPETRGQLVSLATEGDRTLFFDFLPLEIAHVRGLTLRLQLYTVPGQVFYDATRKLVLNGADGVVFVADSQPAARDSNAESFANLEANLAELGIPLAEFPHVHQYNKRDLPGALPLPELRAALNPHRVPEVESIASRGVGVLAALREITRLVVRDLRARQPAPRAAPRPLELSGGGSELASQLSAAAEASGAPRDPGALVPLSFARLFPGDGDAISATEHALRERTYGEAARLAAEGVAAVLARVPAEEGRAAAAGLGLASSEILRLSRIAAKPDAAVTERDALFALYLLVAAKVKAERS; encoded by the coding sequence GTGTCCACGGTGAACCCGCTCGCCCGGGAGATCTCGGCCAAGATCGTCTATTACGGCCCTGGCCTCTCCGGCAAGACCACGAGCCTCCAGCAGATCCACGCGAGCGTGCGTCCGGAGACGCGCGGCCAGCTGGTGTCGCTCGCGACCGAGGGCGATCGCACCCTGTTCTTCGACTTCCTGCCGCTGGAGATCGCGCACGTGCGCGGGCTCACCCTGCGGCTCCAGCTCTACACGGTGCCGGGCCAGGTGTTCTACGACGCCACCCGCAAGCTCGTCCTGAACGGCGCGGACGGCGTGGTGTTCGTCGCGGACTCGCAGCCGGCCGCCCGGGACTCCAACGCGGAGTCCTTCGCGAACCTGGAGGCGAACCTCGCCGAGCTGGGCATCCCGCTCGCCGAGTTCCCGCACGTGCACCAGTACAACAAGCGCGATCTGCCCGGCGCGCTGCCCCTCCCCGAGCTGCGGGCGGCGCTGAACCCGCACCGGGTCCCGGAGGTCGAGTCGATCGCCAGCCGCGGGGTGGGCGTGCTCGCCGCGCTGAGGGAGATCACCCGCCTCGTCGTGAGGGATCTGCGGGCGCGGCAGCCGGCCCCCCGCGCCGCGCCGCGACCGCTCGAGCTCTCCGGCGGCGGCTCGGAGCTCGCCTCCCAGCTCTCCGCCGCCGCCGAGGCGTCCGGCGCGCCCCGGGATCCGGGGGCCCTGGTCCCGCTGTCGTTCGCCCGGCTCTTCCCCGGGGACGGCGACGCCATCTCCGCGACCGAGCACGCGCTGCGCGAGCGCACCTACGGCGAAGCCGCGCGCCTCGCCGCCGAGGGGGTCGCCGCCGTGCTGGCGCGGGTGCCGGCGGAGGAGGGGCGCGCGGCGGCCGCCGGGCTCGGGCTCGCGTCGAGCGAGATCTTGCGGCTCTCGCGCATCGCGGCGAAGCCGGACGCCGCAGTCACGGAGCGTGACGCGCTCTTCGCCCTGTACCTGCTCGTCGCGGCGAAGGTGAAGGCCGAGCGCAGCTGA